Proteins encoded together in one Planctomyces sp. SH-PL14 window:
- a CDS encoding SDR family oxidoreductase, producing MIAPLPESHREFAGKRILVTGGTRGIGRAVVNRLAAGGARVVTTARTLPADATTERVIEADVSTREGCDRVARGVLERLGGVDILINSVGGSAAPGGGALALSDDDWREAFDLNLLSAVRLDRAFLPLMLEQGRGVILHVSSIQRTLPLFEATLAYAAAKAAVSNYSKGLSKEMSPRGIRVVSVAPGYTETESAVALVERLADQQGTDAATAQAGLMASLGGIPLGRPARPEEVAELIAFLVSDRAAAITGSEFVIDGGTIPTV from the coding sequence ATGATCGCCCCACTGCCTGAATCCCATCGTGAGTTTGCTGGAAAGCGGATCCTTGTCACCGGAGGGACCCGGGGGATCGGTCGCGCGGTCGTGAACCGGCTCGCGGCCGGCGGGGCGCGGGTCGTCACCACCGCCCGCACGCTTCCCGCTGACGCCACCACCGAGCGGGTCATCGAGGCGGATGTCAGCACGAGGGAAGGGTGCGACCGGGTCGCGCGGGGCGTGCTCGAACGACTCGGGGGAGTCGACATCCTGATCAACTCGGTCGGCGGTTCGGCGGCCCCCGGGGGCGGGGCGCTCGCGCTCTCGGACGACGACTGGCGGGAGGCGTTCGACCTGAACCTTCTCTCCGCCGTCCGGCTGGACCGGGCGTTTCTCCCCTTGATGCTGGAGCAGGGGCGCGGGGTCATCCTGCACGTGTCGTCGATCCAGCGGACGCTCCCGCTGTTCGAGGCGACGCTGGCCTATGCGGCTGCGAAGGCGGCGGTCAGCAACTACAGCAAGGGGTTGTCGAAGGAGATGAGTCCCCGCGGGATCCGCGTGGTCTCTGTTGCTCCGGGATACACCGAGACCGAGTCGGCGGTCGCGCTCGTCGAGCGGCTGGCGGATCAGCAGGGGACCGATGCCGCGACCGCTCAGGCGGGGTTGATGGCGTCGCTGGGCGGGATTCCGCTTGGACGTCCGGCGCGGCCGGAGGAGGTTGCGGAGCTGATTGCGTTTCTTGTTTCGGACCGCGCGGCGGCGATTACGGGGAGCGAGTTCGTCATTGATGGCGGCACGATTCCGACAGTCTGA
- a CDS encoding transglutaminase-like domain-containing protein, which produces MSPDSPRLPVAPLPVVAVRHPSVRVTKPSRSEDDDRASLPLQVLVALLAAVAITTFAIVEADGLFQGRHAAILAGQGIAIALGGWALRRRSRRWAVPPMASPLLVLLGLLPLAWEPIRRQFLGGGLPFELLTMRVLRNVILGLALLSPWRRFHSLTISLSLFLVLFSALHGSDIALRFLVGLFALGAVAWLVASHWTDVEQRLRTQQTRTRPRWGVVAAVGFAVLGILLLSGGSSPVRSSLAGFLSSSGGTGRHDRFSRDGVGDGDQLVAGSERIQSFAPIDDAPFVSDHEPSLYDVFDDTYEEEVKRPREQDRAVGLPPELAAKLKSHLQSRVEKANREFSTQRRPASTEQAAATARSIASDALFHVAGRVPLHLRLQPYDLFDGVTWYPQEEARTSPPLQITTLSGEPWLALADRSEVRTYLGPAESHAIKVVRLDANVIPAPLHTHGIHIGQVDRADMYCPGPDGLIRLDRKKLPSLVPIHLASRTVAADRIGSELSCYSVVGPVFRNIPAAAEPEAIAALAEAWTKGIPRGWSQVARIQDRLKTEYRLDPAARPSEDALSPVHDFLFHSRCGPDYQFATAAALLLRSLGYSTRLVSGFYANPAHYDADARHTPVLAEDAHVWAEVNVAGGDWLTVEAAPGYEVLAPPPSLWQQAQAAASRVAGVAVRNAVPLAAVALLLVGAFWNRQGLADRLDTLRWRLAPRRDAAAHLLATLHLIERRGARTGFARPTGATASRWLIENLSRRAPEISAELRLLQRGIDEAVYCRGGLGPVSDELREASGRVARTLSQSWFRGQSGPRPRPTSPTGPHRTTEVL; this is translated from the coding sequence ATGTCGCCTGATTCACCTCGTCTGCCTGTCGCCCCTCTCCCGGTCGTGGCGGTGCGGCACCCTTCCGTCCGCGTGACGAAGCCTTCCAGGTCCGAAGACGACGACCGGGCCTCGCTTCCGCTGCAGGTCCTCGTCGCGCTGCTGGCAGCGGTTGCGATCACGACCTTCGCCATCGTCGAAGCGGATGGATTATTTCAGGGGCGACACGCCGCGATCCTGGCGGGGCAGGGGATCGCGATCGCCTTGGGGGGCTGGGCGTTGCGGCGGCGGTCCCGCCGCTGGGCTGTGCCGCCGATGGCCTCTCCGCTGCTGGTGCTCCTCGGTCTGCTGCCGCTCGCCTGGGAGCCGATCCGCCGCCAGTTCCTGGGAGGCGGACTTCCGTTCGAGCTCCTGACGATGCGCGTTCTCCGGAACGTCATCCTGGGTTTGGCGCTGCTCAGTCCGTGGCGGCGGTTCCATTCGCTGACGATCTCGCTGTCGCTCTTTCTCGTCCTGTTCAGCGCGCTCCACGGCTCGGATATTGCGCTCCGCTTTCTCGTGGGGCTCTTCGCCCTCGGCGCGGTCGCCTGGCTCGTGGCGTCCCACTGGACCGACGTCGAGCAGCGGCTGCGAACACAGCAGACGCGGACACGGCCGCGGTGGGGAGTCGTGGCGGCGGTCGGTTTCGCGGTGCTGGGGATCCTGCTGCTCTCCGGTGGGTCATCTCCGGTCCGGTCTTCGTTGGCGGGATTCCTCTCCAGTTCGGGCGGGACCGGCCGGCACGATCGTTTCAGCCGTGATGGCGTCGGGGATGGAGATCAACTCGTCGCCGGGAGCGAGCGGATCCAGAGCTTTGCCCCGATCGACGACGCCCCGTTCGTCTCCGATCACGAGCCGAGCCTGTACGACGTCTTCGACGACACCTACGAGGAAGAGGTCAAACGGCCCCGCGAACAGGACCGGGCAGTCGGTCTCCCGCCGGAACTGGCCGCCAAACTGAAGTCACATCTCCAGTCGCGGGTCGAGAAGGCGAACCGCGAGTTCTCGACGCAGCGTCGCCCGGCCTCAACGGAGCAGGCCGCCGCGACCGCCCGCAGCATTGCCAGCGACGCCCTGTTTCACGTCGCCGGACGGGTTCCGCTTCACCTGCGGCTCCAGCCCTACGACCTGTTCGACGGTGTCACGTGGTATCCGCAGGAGGAGGCCAGAACCAGTCCGCCGCTGCAGATCACGACGCTCTCCGGCGAGCCCTGGCTCGCCCTCGCCGATCGCTCGGAGGTTCGAACTTACCTTGGTCCCGCCGAGAGCCATGCGATCAAGGTGGTCCGCCTCGATGCGAACGTCATCCCGGCCCCGCTCCACACGCACGGCATCCACATCGGCCAGGTCGACCGGGCCGACATGTACTGCCCGGGACCGGACGGACTGATCCGTCTCGACCGCAAGAAGCTTCCATCGCTCGTCCCGATCCATCTCGCGTCGCGGACCGTGGCGGCCGACCGGATCGGCAGCGAGCTCTCCTGCTATTCGGTGGTCGGCCCCGTCTTTCGCAATATCCCCGCCGCGGCGGAGCCCGAGGCGATCGCGGCACTGGCCGAGGCCTGGACCAAGGGGATCCCGCGGGGCTGGTCGCAGGTCGCACGGATCCAGGACCGATTGAAGACGGAGTACCGGCTCGATCCCGCGGCGCGGCCCTCCGAAGACGCCCTCAGCCCCGTCCACGACTTCCTGTTCCACAGCCGTTGCGGGCCGGACTATCAGTTCGCGACCGCCGCCGCGTTGCTCCTTCGCTCGCTCGGCTACTCAACGCGTCTCGTCAGCGGTTTCTACGCCAATCCGGCCCACTACGACGCCGATGCCCGCCACACCCCCGTGCTGGCGGAGGACGCCCATGTCTGGGCGGAGGTCAACGTCGCCGGCGGCGACTGGCTGACCGTGGAGGCCGCCCCCGGCTATGAAGTTCTCGCCCCGCCGCCGTCGCTCTGGCAACAGGCCCAGGCGGCCGCGAGCCGTGTCGCGGGAGTGGCCGTTCGCAACGCGGTTCCTCTGGCGGCCGTTGCGCTGCTGCTCGTTGGAGCCTTCTGGAACCGACAGGGACTCGCGGACCGGCTCGATACGCTCCGGTGGCGACTCGCGCCCCGACGTGACGCAGCAGCACACCTGCTGGCGACGCTTCATTTGATCGAGCGCCGCGGCGCTCGGACTGGTTTTGCCCGTCCGACCGGTGCGACCGCGAGCCGATGGCTGATCGAAAATCTGTCGCGACGGGCTCCGGAGATCTCGGCCGAGCTGCGGCTCCTCCAGCGGGGAATCGACGAAGCGGTCTATTGCCGCGGGGGGCTCGGTCCGGTTTCGGACGAGCTCCGGGAAGCGAGCGGACGGGTCGCCCGCACTCTTTCCCAGAGCTGGTTTCGCGGGCAGTCCGGTCCGCGTCCCCGACCAACGAGCCCGACCGGCCCCCATCGAACCACGGAAGTCTTGTGA
- a CDS encoding winged helix-turn-helix transcriptional regulator, whose protein sequence is MARREQLADNTHEPLAKLLRILSSPWTMLLLHRLHVEGPKRFGELKRRLGAISTKTLTERLRMLEGEGWLTRHYEPTVPPQVTYAITERVLELDGVMQELDRIAERWYGQDRK, encoded by the coding sequence ATGGCGCGGCGTGAGCAACTGGCCGACAACACGCATGAGCCGCTGGCGAAGCTGCTGCGGATTCTTTCCAGTCCGTGGACGATGCTCCTGCTGCACCGGCTGCATGTGGAGGGGCCGAAGCGGTTCGGGGAGCTGAAGCGGCGGCTGGGGGCGATCTCGACGAAGACGTTGACGGAGCGGTTGCGGATGCTGGAGGGGGAGGGGTGGTTGACGCGGCACTACGAGCCGACGGTGCCGCCGCAGGTGACGTATGCCATCACCGAGCGGGTGCTGGAGCTGGATGGCGTGATGCAGGAGCTCGACCGGATTGCCGAACGGTGGTACGGCCAGGACAGGAAGTGA
- a CDS encoding DUF58 domain-containing protein, with protein sequence MASLGRLLSRVHHALHTDFCPDANRWVHWMKHPLACLGVAAVIALACGLLVNSRAFAVFGLLATVGLLGAIWPRIAVAGLRCEVEFGRNRARPGEVVPVLLRIENRRPWPVWGLSLRRGFVDGTAATQGIALARVGGWSRAEYQWDFRPERRGTFPFEAPQVDTGFPFGLLHCFAPVNVRGELLVWPASVRLDGMPDAAEIQTREERFADRRIGDAGDILGTRPFREGDALRRVHWRQTARYGRLIVTERQAPAACAMRLIVDASAPSHTGNTGRATLESLLSTAASILEGLHRQHALVEVVVGSETFLVGAAANDLRRALDALARVPVSGIADHLPHGAPCALDRRTRLVTSMTITTDCAFARHLAHRHGGSQERYVLVHGGDCRHQHGHPVAGCDCHSWLDLSANEPLDEVLPGRWRRSCHVA encoded by the coding sequence ATGGCTTCGCTCGGACGCCTGCTCAGCCGGGTCCACCACGCCCTGCACACGGACTTCTGTCCCGATGCGAACCGGTGGGTCCATTGGATGAAGCATCCGCTCGCCTGCCTCGGCGTCGCGGCGGTCATCGCTCTGGCCTGCGGTCTCCTGGTGAATTCCAGGGCCTTCGCGGTCTTCGGACTCCTGGCCACGGTTGGCCTCCTCGGAGCGATCTGGCCCCGGATCGCGGTGGCGGGACTTCGCTGCGAAGTCGAATTCGGGCGGAACCGGGCCCGTCCAGGGGAAGTCGTGCCGGTCCTCCTCCGGATCGAGAACCGTCGCCCCTGGCCGGTGTGGGGATTGTCGCTCCGGCGGGGATTCGTCGACGGCACGGCGGCGACGCAGGGGATCGCGCTCGCCCGGGTCGGCGGCTGGTCCCGGGCGGAGTACCAGTGGGACTTCCGGCCGGAGCGGCGCGGGACATTCCCGTTCGAGGCTCCCCAGGTCGACACCGGGTTTCCGTTTGGCCTGCTGCACTGCTTCGCGCCGGTGAACGTTCGAGGAGAGTTGCTCGTGTGGCCCGCCAGCGTCCGGCTCGACGGCATGCCCGACGCCGCCGAGATCCAGACCCGCGAAGAGCGGTTCGCCGACCGGCGGATCGGCGACGCCGGGGACATCCTGGGAACCCGGCCGTTCCGGGAAGGAGACGCGCTGCGGCGGGTCCACTGGCGGCAGACGGCGCGATACGGACGACTGATCGTAACCGAGCGGCAGGCCCCCGCGGCCTGCGCTATGCGGCTGATCGTCGACGCCTCGGCTCCCTCTCACACAGGAAACACGGGCCGCGCCACTTTGGAATCCCTCCTGTCGACAGCGGCCAGCATCCTGGAGGGGCTGCATCGCCAGCACGCCCTGGTCGAGGTGGTCGTCGGAAGCGAGACGTTCCTCGTCGGGGCGGCGGCGAATGATCTCCGCCGTGCCCTCGACGCCCTCGCCCGCGTGCCGGTCTCCGGGATCGCGGATCACTTGCCGCACGGTGCGCCGTGCGCCCTCGACCGCCGCACGCGGCTCGTGACGAGCATGACGATCACGACCGACTGCGCCTTCGCCCGGCATCTCGCCCATCGCCACGGCGGATCGCAGGAGCGGTACGTCCTGGTTCATGGGGGCGACTGCCGCCACCAGCACGGCCACCCGGTCGCCGGGTGCGACTGCCATTCGTGGCTGGACCTTTCGGCCAACGAACCGCTTGACGAGGTGCTTCCGGGCCGATGGCGGAGGTCGTGCCATGTCGCCTGA
- a CDS encoding helix-turn-helix domain-containing protein, which produces MLELEEVPTIEMMAVRVIERRLRELPKEERELFWETVKYASSDDSEEREEAIKTCLEILNPVPASKAKVSRLAVDDNEASLGKWTGFVCERVKQARVNAGLTQEQLAEKAGLPQSHVSRIERGKHSPTQMTLQKIADALGVPLAQFDPSAP; this is translated from the coding sequence ATGTTGGAGTTAGAAGAAGTTCCCACGATTGAAATGATGGCCGTGAGGGTCATCGAAAGGCGGCTGCGAGAGCTTCCGAAGGAGGAGCGTGAGTTGTTTTGGGAGACGGTCAAGTATGCGTCTTCTGATGACAGCGAGGAGCGCGAGGAAGCGATCAAGACCTGCCTGGAGATCCTGAATCCCGTGCCAGCTTCGAAGGCGAAAGTCTCGAGGCTGGCGGTCGATGACAACGAAGCGAGTTTAGGGAAATGGACAGGATTTGTTTGTGAACGGGTGAAGCAGGCACGGGTCAATGCAGGCCTGACTCAGGAGCAGCTGGCGGAGAAGGCCGGACTGCCGCAGTCACATGTGAGTCGCATCGAACGGGGCAAACATAGCCCCACGCAGATGACGCTCCAAAAGATTGCGGATGCATTGGGAGTGCCTCTCGCCCAGTTTGATCCATCTGCCCCGTAA
- a CDS encoding BlaI/MecI/CopY family transcriptional regulator yields MSRGLQISDAEWDVMERVWADGPCAAGDVIKSLRETHDWNHSTIRTLLARLVEKGALAYDVDGARYIYRAAVSRADCVRREGRSFLEKAFGGDVAALLAHFVEDASLDRDQVEQLRQLLAQKRTPRGKRP; encoded by the coding sequence ATGTCCCGCGGCCTGCAGATCTCGGATGCGGAGTGGGACGTCATGGAGCGCGTCTGGGCCGACGGCCCGTGCGCGGCGGGGGACGTCATCAAGTCGCTCCGTGAGACGCACGACTGGAACCACAGCACGATCCGCACGCTCCTGGCGCGGCTCGTCGAAAAGGGGGCTCTGGCTTACGACGTCGACGGGGCCCGATACATCTACCGGGCCGCGGTCTCCCGCGCGGACTGCGTCCGCCGCGAAGGACGTTCGTTCCTGGAGAAGGCGTTCGGCGGCGACGTCGCGGCGCTCCTGGCCCACTTCGTCGAAGATGCGTCGCTCGACCGCGACCAGGTCGAACAGCTCCGTCAGCTGCTCGCGCAGAAAAGGACTCCCCGGGGGAAACGGCCATGA
- a CDS encoding TIGR03067 domain-containing protein — MLRSLTLVLFLGVVPGLWGAEPKGVEAASEARRQAVEQGLSEFAGRWEIVVAKPDGVTKEARQLQFNKDGTYAAFDAAGKQLWAGTFDLDPTATPKIWDHRTPDFAKTGGDVLGIYELNGDELKVCCVVGTWKEREWQGKPRPKALRLEGADVLLELRRVKPQPAPSATPAP; from the coding sequence ATGCTGAGATCGTTGACACTCGTTCTGTTTCTGGGGGTCGTCCCCGGCCTCTGGGGAGCCGAGCCGAAGGGGGTCGAAGCCGCCTCGGAAGCCCGCCGCCAGGCCGTCGAACAGGGACTGTCTGAGTTCGCCGGCCGCTGGGAGATCGTCGTGGCCAAGCCCGACGGCGTGACGAAGGAGGCCCGGCAGCTCCAGTTCAACAAGGACGGAACGTACGCCGCCTTCGACGCCGCCGGGAAGCAGCTCTGGGCAGGAACGTTCGACCTCGATCCGACCGCCACCCCCAAGATCTGGGACCACCGGACGCCAGACTTCGCGAAGACCGGCGGGGATGTCCTCGGCATCTATGAACTCAACGGCGACGAACTCAAGGTCTGCTGCGTCGTCGGGACCTGGAAGGAGCGGGAGTGGCAGGGAAAGCCCCGCCCGAAAGCGCTCCGGCTGGAAGGGGCGGACGTCCTCCTCGAACTCCGCCGCGTGAAGCCGCAGCCCGCCCCCTCCGCCACGCCCGCTCCCTGA
- a CDS encoding M56 family metallopeptidase, whose protein sequence is MTVLFETLGPAIGRASWQGAALALLVGLLLWGAGDRLAPRWRFLLWGVVLLRLVCVVTPGSPWSPFNLVGTTAATGSHLELQTNRAPSILLPPGSPVSTERPLRPTELPAGDVDIPTTLRADAPVVSQSATSTPYVGRSGISMWSPMSWTTPLSLTRVLSLVWLAGCVVLSGKLLAAAVLLRRRLSACRPVTDARLLGLLEACGRRLGVRRLPPLLVTPVEISPYIVGTWNPRIVLPESLITEASNARLRHVLAHELAHLVRGDLWTNWLLLAARTVHWFNPAAWWVVREMQSEREAACDELAFTALEETDRSAYAATIVELAASLTPSVLAPGLIGLFSSNARLKARVVRLVRSPSVTPVGGPIAAGLLLGIALLGLTDAMPAARAQQPKPAASSADASSTPAEPDAPAKSNTLTEAGTHTEAGRCVDQVDRTSLAGITMRLYRASGRGSPIEEVASTVTDAQGRYKFTGLAPRRREDHFDYLDYVVMGFSDDRPIGRSFRHILRNEELVEVWMAREKSTIGGKVVDAEGRPIAGAQVIPYSLDGRPIPGLPIRTTFDKGELAGRFHFDDIPVYKAQDGSPWSQSLLVLHPDHPPTTVTVKGLPAELVVTLPTACLATGTVIDEVTGKPAAGALVTMRRLDAWGLETASTDNAGRYRLPVAEGRYNIYTQAKDRVSIALTERECQAGQTIEVPLTLIEGGFISGRVLNTATGAPVTKTDRGDAIALGLMGPSQPDGRAIHPARLALVDEAGRFTLRAAPGENFPYLVNTRGDRMAWDTQKQPAIVVKAGETTSYDMLVTPPVPEEEKLKEAQKIVDALPKTPAERAARIFVEFRKLRHTVDECELWCLLMRELVAIGPKAVPWICDELDQPQEDRAIRRLAFALRAIGDPRAVPALIRAIPRTLLPPSSDYGLLVADNELTEFMQKHDLDKGSRGHHFNFGRPVREVFGTLHALTKQDFDDLEVSGIHRSEDPRRQALQRRLFQRQATRWQTWWEANWRTFTEDEAYRSCRVEMEDTVLPPPLDPAALGKTARVVGEGSGYVASPAIETGNYAWHFYDLDTGYHRRWPAEFPAAEAALDSRQLADWAAENGIDLMCVTHRAADGTETFVLRGLGMTVQEITSRDARNLERSVAAGALPKGRPVEELLMHYDESAKRLVPNADGAFLFTTREGSVGLIQTTDRVTKTADLTGSFGAPAGVGFHKGVRFDLKAIMP, encoded by the coding sequence ATGACCGTGCTCTTCGAAACGTTGGGACCGGCGATCGGACGGGCCTCCTGGCAGGGGGCGGCACTGGCGCTCCTCGTGGGACTGCTGCTCTGGGGAGCAGGCGACCGGCTGGCGCCGCGATGGCGGTTTCTGCTGTGGGGAGTCGTTCTCCTGCGGCTGGTCTGCGTGGTGACACCGGGGAGTCCCTGGAGCCCGTTCAACCTCGTCGGGACGACGGCGGCGACGGGTTCCCATCTCGAGCTCCAGACGAACAGGGCTCCATCGATTCTGCTCCCGCCCGGCTCTCCTGTCTCGACCGAACGTCCCCTGCGGCCGACAGAATTGCCCGCAGGGGACGTTGACATCCCCACGACGCTGCGGGCAGACGCTCCTGTGGTGAGTCAGAGTGCGACCTCCACTCCTTACGTCGGCCGCTCGGGGATCTCGATGTGGTCCCCCATGAGTTGGACCACCCCCCTCTCCCTCACAAGAGTTCTGTCGCTCGTCTGGCTGGCAGGCTGCGTGGTCCTCTCCGGAAAACTCCTCGCGGCGGCGGTCCTGCTGCGACGGCGGCTTTCGGCTTGCCGGCCCGTCACGGACGCGCGGCTTCTGGGTCTTCTGGAAGCGTGCGGAAGACGGCTCGGGGTTCGCCGTCTTCCTCCACTGCTGGTCACTCCCGTCGAGATCAGCCCCTACATCGTCGGCACGTGGAACCCGAGAATCGTTCTTCCCGAGTCGCTCATCACCGAAGCCTCGAACGCGCGGCTTCGGCATGTCCTGGCGCATGAGCTGGCGCACCTCGTCCGCGGCGACCTGTGGACGAACTGGCTGCTCCTCGCCGCCCGGACCGTGCACTGGTTCAACCCGGCGGCGTGGTGGGTGGTCCGGGAGATGCAGTCCGAGCGGGAGGCGGCCTGCGACGAACTGGCGTTCACGGCGCTCGAGGAAACCGATCGATCGGCCTATGCAGCCACGATCGTCGAGCTGGCGGCGAGCCTGACCCCCTCGGTCCTCGCGCCGGGCCTGATCGGTCTGTTCTCTTCGAATGCCAGGCTCAAAGCCCGCGTCGTGCGGCTGGTCCGGTCCCCGTCGGTGACGCCGGTCGGCGGACCGATCGCGGCCGGGCTGCTCCTCGGTATCGCCCTGCTGGGACTGACCGACGCCATGCCGGCAGCCCGCGCCCAACAGCCCAAACCGGCGGCCTCATCGGCCGACGCCTCGTCGACTCCCGCTGAGCCCGACGCGCCGGCAAAAAGCAACACACTGACCGAAGCCGGAACGCACACGGAAGCAGGCCGCTGTGTCGATCAAGTCGACAGAACTTCGCTCGCGGGGATCACGATGAGGCTCTATCGCGCGAGCGGGCGCGGTTCGCCGATCGAGGAGGTCGCCAGTACGGTCACAGACGCTCAGGGGCGGTATAAGTTCACGGGCTTGGCCCCCCGCCGTCGGGAGGATCACTTCGACTATCTCGACTATGTCGTGATGGGCTTCTCGGACGACCGGCCGATCGGGCGGAGCTTCCGCCACATCCTGCGAAACGAGGAGCTCGTCGAGGTCTGGATGGCGCGCGAGAAGTCGACGATTGGCGGGAAAGTGGTCGATGCCGAAGGGCGGCCGATCGCCGGTGCGCAGGTCATACCCTACTCCCTGGATGGACGGCCCATCCCCGGATTGCCCATCCGGACCACATTTGACAAAGGGGAGCTCGCGGGGCGATTCCACTTTGACGACATCCCCGTCTACAAGGCTCAGGACGGCTCACCCTGGTCTCAGTCGCTGCTCGTGCTCCACCCCGACCATCCTCCGACGACCGTCACAGTGAAGGGGCTACCGGCGGAACTCGTCGTCACGCTGCCGACCGCCTGCCTCGCCACAGGAACCGTGATCGACGAGGTGACCGGCAAGCCCGCGGCGGGGGCGCTGGTGACGATGCGGCGGCTCGATGCCTGGGGACTCGAGACCGCATCAACGGACAACGCGGGCCGCTACCGTCTGCCGGTTGCGGAGGGGCGATACAACATCTACACCCAGGCGAAGGATCGAGTATCGATCGCACTCACCGAACGCGAGTGCCAGGCGGGGCAGACGATCGAAGTGCCGCTGACGCTCATCGAGGGGGGCTTCATCTCCGGACGGGTCCTCAACACGGCGACCGGGGCACCGGTCACAAAGACTGACCGCGGCGACGCGATTGCTCTGGGGCTGATGGGGCCGTCCCAGCCGGATGGACGGGCGATCCACCCGGCGCGGCTGGCGCTCGTCGACGAGGCGGGCCGTTTCACCCTCCGCGCCGCGCCCGGTGAGAACTTCCCTTATCTGGTCAACACCCGCGGTGACCGGATGGCCTGGGACACCCAGAAACAGCCGGCAATCGTCGTGAAGGCGGGGGAGACAACCTCGTACGACATGCTCGTCACGCCGCCGGTCCCCGAGGAGGAAAAGCTCAAGGAGGCGCAGAAGATCGTCGACGCGCTTCCCAAAACGCCGGCCGAGCGTGCGGCGCGGATCTTCGTGGAGTTCCGCAAGCTGCGGCACACGGTCGACGAGTGCGAGCTGTGGTGCCTCCTGATGCGTGAGCTGGTGGCGATCGGCCCGAAGGCGGTGCCCTGGATCTGTGACGAACTGGATCAGCCCCAGGAGGACCGTGCGATACGGCGGCTGGCATTCGCCCTGCGGGCCATTGGCGATCCTCGGGCAGTCCCCGCGCTGATCCGGGCCATCCCTCGGACACTCCTCCCCCCCAGCAGCGACTACGGTCTCCTCGTCGCCGACAACGAGCTCACCGAGTTCATGCAGAAGCACGACCTGGATAAGGGGAGCCGGGGACACCACTTCAATTTCGGCAGGCCGGTACGGGAGGTGTTCGGCACGCTCCACGCGCTCACGAAGCAGGACTTCGACGATCTCGAGGTCTCCGGCATCCACCGCAGCGAAGACCCGCGGCGGCAGGCGCTGCAGCGGCGGCTGTTCCAGCGGCAGGCGACCCGCTGGCAGACGTGGTGGGAAGCGAACTGGCGGACCTTCACGGAGGACGAGGCCTACCGGTCGTGCCGCGTGGAGATGGAGGATACGGTTCTCCCTCCGCCGCTCGATCCGGCTGCGCTCGGAAAGACGGCCCGCGTCGTCGGCGAAGGGAGCGGGTATGTCGCGTCCCCGGCGATCGAGACGGGGAACTATGCGTGGCACTTCTATGATCTCGACACCGGCTACCACCGGAGATGGCCGGCGGAGTTTCCCGCGGCGGAGGCGGCCCTGGATTCCCGTCAGTTGGCGGACTGGGCGGCGGAGAACGGGATCGACCTGATGTGCGTCACGCACCGCGCCGCGGATGGGACGGAGACGTTCGTGCTGCGGGGGCTGGGGATGACGGTGCAGGAGATCACGTCGCGCGACGCCCGGAACCTGGAACGGTCCGTCGCGGCCGGTGCTCTGCCGAAGGGGCGTCCTGTCGAGGAGCTGCTGATGCACTACGACGAGAGTGCGAAACGTCTCGTACCGAATGCGGACGGCGCGTTCCTGTTTACGACGCGCGAAGGGAGCGTGGGGCTGATTCAAACGACGGACCGCGTGACGAAGACCGCGGATCTCACGGGTTCGTTCGGGGCTCCGGCGGGGGTCGGCTTTCACAAGGGGGTCCGCTTCGACCTCAAGGCGATCATGCCGTAA